From one Agathobaculum sp. NTUH-O15-33 genomic stretch:
- a CDS encoding cytidylate kinase family protein, whose translation MPHFKIFTNALKLGASSFITQMSIVVISLACNIMLAKYGALSIYGQDIPISVISIETKVFTIVINIVVGIVLGGQPILGYNYGAKKYDRVKETYRTILIATLAVGAVSTLIFEICPQVVIHIFGSGNDALYLDYATRTFRIFLSLVIFTCVIKMSSIFFQAVGKPVMAVIASLTRDIVCFVPLVILIPAFFEGNQPGSGIYAILFAAPASDIVGMIVAVCLTVRYFKTMESREGREPVPESTVIRPSQKGVIVTIAREHGSCGKRIAQLVADRMGVACYYKEMTALAAQQIGLDRSFVSNINENAPELLRSLYLSTNVVQKAIIAQEQIIRKIADSGSCVLVGRAADYVLSDYPDVVRIFIHAPKEYRVKKVMEMYGDTEEAGWKSIARSDAARASYYNSISGGEWGDPHGYHLCIDSSCGVEAAASTICDYIKLRN comes from the coding sequence GTGCCGCATTTCAAAATTTTTACCAACGCCTTGAAACTAGGCGCATCTTCTTTTATTACGCAAATGTCCATCGTCGTCATTTCCTTGGCCTGTAATATCATGCTTGCCAAATACGGCGCTCTGTCCATTTACGGGCAGGATATCCCGATCTCGGTCATCAGCATTGAAACCAAGGTGTTTACCATTGTCATCAACATCGTTGTCGGCATTGTCCTTGGCGGGCAGCCGATTTTAGGCTACAATTACGGCGCGAAAAAGTATGATCGCGTCAAGGAAACGTACCGCACGATTCTCATTGCAACGCTCGCGGTTGGCGCCGTGTCTACTTTGATTTTTGAAATCTGCCCGCAGGTTGTAATCCATATTTTCGGCTCCGGAAATGATGCGCTTTATCTGGATTACGCAACGCGCACGTTCCGCATTTTCCTGTCGCTCGTCATCTTTACCTGTGTGATCAAAATGTCCTCCATCTTCTTTCAGGCTGTGGGCAAACCTGTCATGGCGGTCATCGCGTCCCTGACCCGCGATATCGTCTGCTTTGTGCCGCTTGTGATTCTGATCCCCGCTTTTTTCGAGGGAAACCAACCCGGCAGCGGCATATATGCTATCCTATTTGCCGCGCCCGCCTCAGATATCGTTGGTATGATCGTTGCCGTGTGCTTGACGGTGCGCTATTTCAAAACAATGGAATCCCGCGAAGGCCGAGAGCCTGTCCCGGAAAGTACGGTGATCCGTCCATCGCAGAAAGGGGTCATTGTCACGATCGCCCGCGAGCATGGTTCCTGCGGCAAGAGAATCGCCCAACTGGTGGCGGACCGAATGGGTGTAGCCTGTTACTATAAGGAGATGACCGCGCTGGCCGCACAGCAAATCGGCTTAGACCGAAGCTTTGTATCGAATATCAATGAAAATGCGCCGGAACTGCTGCGCTCCCTGTACCTAAGTACGAATGTGGTTCAAAAAGCGATCATCGCGCAGGAACAGATCATCCGCAAGATTGCCGATAGCGGCTCGTGCGTGCTTGTGGGCCGCGCCGCAGACTACGTCTTAAGTGATTACCCCGATGTGGTTCGTATCTTCATCCACGCCCCCAAAGAATACCGCGTGAAAAAGGTGATGGAAATGTACGGCGACACGGAAGAAGCGGGGTGGAAAAGCATCGCACGTTCCGACGCGGCACGCGCTTCCTACTATAACAGTATTTCGGGCGGCGAATGGGGCGATCCTCACGGCTATCACCTCTGTATCGACAGCTCGTGCGGTGTGGAAGCCGCAGCCAGTACGATTTGTGATTATATCAAGCTGCGAAATTGA
- a CDS encoding MATE family efflux transporter: MEQTKQNRMLGEEKISKLLVKFSIPCILSLLISALYNIVDQIFVGNSALGYLGNAATGIVFPILIIAQAFAWCIGDGCAAYLSICQGKRDTQNAHRCIGTGITVTLILSMIMLALCAVWKEPLLRLFGASDQTIGMAMEYFTIVLCFFPAFMLMNMMNAVIRADGSPAVSMASMSLGAILNIILDPVFIFGLDWGIAGAAWATVIGQTVSFLVSVLYFLEPRAFACRSRALCRISKFLPTP; this comes from the coding sequence ATGGAACAAACAAAACAAAATCGAATGCTGGGTGAGGAAAAAATATCGAAACTTCTGGTTAAATTTTCGATTCCCTGTATCCTCTCACTGCTCATCAGCGCGCTTTATAACATCGTTGACCAGATTTTTGTCGGAAACAGCGCGTTGGGGTATCTTGGCAACGCGGCCACGGGTATTGTATTTCCTATCCTGATTATCGCGCAAGCCTTTGCGTGGTGTATTGGGGATGGCTGCGCCGCCTATCTCAGCATTTGTCAAGGGAAAAGAGATACACAAAATGCGCACCGTTGTATTGGAACCGGCATAACGGTCACGCTGATCCTCAGTATGATCATGCTGGCCCTCTGCGCGGTATGGAAAGAACCTCTGCTCCGGTTGTTCGGCGCGTCGGACCAGACGATCGGAATGGCAATGGAATACTTCACCATCGTGCTTTGCTTTTTTCCGGCTTTTATGCTGATGAATATGATGAACGCCGTCATTCGCGCGGATGGAAGTCCGGCGGTTTCCATGGCGTCCATGTCGCTAGGCGCGATTTTGAATATCATTCTTGACCCGGTCTTTATCTTCGGTCTGGACTGGGGGATCGCCGGTGCGGCATGGGCAACGGTGATCGGCCAGACGGTGTCGTTTCTCGTGAGCGTACTGTACTTTTTAGAACCAAGAGCTTTCGCTTGTCGAAGCAGAGCTTTGTGCCGCATTTCAAAATTTTTACCAACGCCTTGA
- a CDS encoding DUF554 domain-containing protein: MIGLGTIINVGTVLAGTTVGLLLKNGLPKRFERTISQSLGLCTFFIGIGGAVSGLVTIQNGKLATQHTMLLVLCMMLGALIGEALDIERRLNDFGVWCQARFAGGGQDGKFVEGFVASSLLFCVGAMAIVGALEDGLNGNPSILAAKAVLDGVAAIVFAASLGKGVYLSVLTLGVYQGGMTVLARFIRPWLSDELIGQMSCIGSVLIFAIGFNLMFDKKVKVGNLLPAMFLPILFFLLARVFPGLSTL; encoded by the coding sequence ATGATCGGACTTGGAACAATCATCAACGTGGGCACCGTGCTGGCGGGCACGACGGTCGGCCTGCTGCTCAAAAACGGCCTGCCAAAACGGTTTGAGCGCACGATCTCGCAGTCGCTCGGTCTGTGCACCTTTTTTATCGGCATCGGCGGCGCGGTCTCCGGCTTGGTGACGATACAGAACGGTAAGCTTGCCACGCAGCACACCATGCTGCTGGTTCTTTGTATGATGCTGGGCGCGCTGATCGGCGAGGCGCTCGATATCGAGCGGCGGCTGAACGACTTTGGCGTATGGTGTCAGGCCCGGTTCGCGGGCGGCGGACAGGACGGAAAATTTGTCGAAGGCTTTGTCGCGTCCTCGCTTTTGTTCTGCGTGGGCGCGATGGCGATCGTCGGCGCGCTGGAGGATGGGCTGAACGGCAACCCCTCCATTTTGGCCGCCAAGGCCGTTTTGGACGGCGTGGCCGCCATTGTGTTCGCGGCCTCGCTCGGCAAGGGCGTGTATCTGTCCGTGCTGACGCTCGGCGTCTATCAGGGCGGCATGACGGTGCTGGCGCGGTTTATCCGCCCTTGGCTGTCGGACGAGCTGATCGGGCAAATGTCGTGCATCGGCTCGGTCTTGATCTTCGCCATCGGATTCAACTTAATGTTTGATAAAAAGGTCAAGGTCGGCAACCTGCTGCCCGCCATGTTCCTACCGATCTTGTTCTTTCTGCTGGCGCGGGTGTTCCCCGGGCTCAGTACGTTATAA
- a CDS encoding permease prefix domain 1-containing protein — translation METIRNYVEALFAPLPQTADILKLKIDMLANLEEKYNALRAEGKGEHEAVGLVVASIGSAEELRAELGIENEAPAPAGPGASRQPEIDPALREEYRAYLDRKHLLIAVAVALFILSPIARNFFDGISNIFLLGQFIMFVCIGVGVALIILACQRDNYYKRFFGLGDSDDVQDTVQLINAINDNTTHGGRVKYRLTALFAGVTFPIAAMIYLCMGVLGDLWDPGWLIFPVCGVLTGVVAAVEYFQHTK, via the coding sequence ATGGAAACGATTCGTAATTATGTGGAGGCCTTGTTCGCCCCGCTGCCGCAAACAGCGGATATTTTAAAGCTAAAAATCGATATGCTGGCCAATTTAGAGGAGAAATACAACGCCCTGCGCGCCGAGGGCAAGGGTGAACACGAAGCGGTGGGGCTGGTCGTCGCCTCCATCGGTTCGGCGGAGGAGCTGCGCGCGGAGCTCGGCATAGAAAACGAAGCGCCCGCCCCGGCGGGACCCGGCGCATCACGGCAGCCTGAAATAGACCCCGCGCTGCGCGAAGAGTACCGCGCCTATCTGGACCGCAAGCATTTACTGATCGCGGTCGCGGTCGCACTGTTTATCCTTTCCCCCATTGCGCGCAACTTTTTTGACGGCATTTCAAATATTTTTCTTCTTGGACAGTTCATCATGTTCGTCTGCATCGGGGTGGGCGTCGCGCTTATCATTCTGGCATGCCAGCGGGATAACTACTACAAAAGGTTCTTTGGTCTGGGCGACAGCGACGATGTGCAGGACACTGTGCAGCTCATCAACGCGATCAATGACAACACGACTCACGGAGGCCGCGTCAAATACCGCCTGACCGCGCTGTTCGCGGGCGTTACGTTCCCGATCGCCGCCATGATCTACCTATGCATGGGCGTTCTCGGCGATCTGTGGGACCCGGGCTGGCTCATCTTCCCGGTTTGCGGCGTGCTGACCGGCGTGGTCGCCGCGGTTGAATATTTTCAGCATACCAAATGA
- a CDS encoding PadR family transcriptional regulator, which produces MLGSDVMRGYNDTLILCLLMQGDSYGYAISREIDRRSGGEYPIKETTLYSAFGRLEKQGFVASYQGTETQGRPRTYYTITDEGRRAYTAKCAEWQVLKRVVDAFIKEDTNGNDS; this is translated from the coding sequence ATGCTGGGCAGCGACGTGATGCGCGGCTATAACGATACGCTCATCCTCTGCCTGCTGATGCAGGGCGACAGCTACGGCTACGCCATTTCGCGCGAGATTGACAGGCGGTCGGGCGGCGAGTACCCGATCAAGGAAACCACGCTGTACTCCGCGTTCGGGCGGCTGGAAAAACAGGGCTTTGTCGCTTCGTATCAGGGCACGGAAACGCAAGGCCGTCCGCGCACCTATTACACCATCACGGACGAGGGACGCAGGGCCTACACGGCAAAATGCGCCGAATGGCAGGTTTTGAAGCGCGTCGTAGACGCATTTATAAAGGAGGATACGAATGGAAACGATTCGTAA
- a CDS encoding PF20097 family protein has product MSHKSILEVLTMANCPYCGKELLDGKLLGDRKALKWLPKDKELLFGLWAAGGLSVGTHVPTQRSEARAFYCSYCKKLIIDLDNA; this is encoded by the coding sequence ATGTCCCATAAATCAATATTGGAGGTGCTGACCATGGCAAACTGCCCCTACTGCGGCAAGGAACTGCTGGATGGTAAACTGCTCGGCGATCGAAAGGCGCTCAAGTGGCTCCCAAAGGACAAGGAGCTTCTGTTTGGCCTTTGGGCCGCGGGCGGGCTGTCGGTCGGCACCCATGTGCCCACGCAGCGGTCCGAAGCCCGCGCGTTCTACTGTTCCTACTGTAAAAAGCTGATCATCGATCTGGACAATGCATAG
- a CDS encoding nucleotidyltransferase family protein — translation MRICGVIAEYNPFHLGHAHHLAETRRICGAETAIIAVMSGNFVQRGSFALLDKYTRAEMAVRGGADLVVELPLAAALCSAEGFARGAVATLAALGCDTLSFGSETADTDLLCHAARLLDTVDAQPAPTLPRGLSYAAARQKALERIDPAAAVLLSAPNNTLAVEYCRALADTPMRPLAIARRGAGHGAAAPAEGFASASYLRGLAYAGKLAACAPYMPLDAYRLLADSAARGLAPAAAPKGALLALLRDRLYHGLLLTGSADGFDQRLQKAVYRARDYEEAVALAQTRRFPAARVRRAYLRAALSIPANAPVAPAYLRVLALGPRGRALLRRAPKALPVIVKPVSEKRLPEALQPALRRDAFADDLFALTLPDPAARAGGSHFRGTLRYVP, via the coding sequence GGCGATCATCGCCGTGATGAGCGGCAATTTCGTGCAGCGCGGTTCGTTCGCCCTGCTGGATAAATACACCCGCGCCGAAATGGCCGTGCGGGGCGGGGCCGATCTGGTCGTCGAACTGCCGCTCGCGGCCGCGCTTTGCTCCGCCGAAGGATTTGCGCGCGGCGCCGTGGCCACGCTGGCCGCGCTCGGGTGCGACACCCTATCGTTCGGCAGCGAGACCGCGGATACGGACCTGCTTTGCCACGCCGCCCGCCTGCTCGATACGGTGGACGCGCAACCCGCCCCCACGCTGCCGCGCGGCCTTTCCTATGCCGCGGCGCGGCAAAAGGCGTTGGAGCGGATCGATCCCGCCGCCGCGGTATTGCTCTCCGCGCCAAACAATACGCTCGCGGTGGAATACTGCCGCGCGCTCGCGGACACGCCGATGCGGCCGCTCGCCATTGCCCGCCGCGGCGCGGGCCACGGGGCCGCGGCCCCGGCGGAGGGCTTCGCCTCCGCTTCCTACCTGCGCGGCCTTGCCTACGCGGGCAAGCTCGCCGCGTGCGCGCCCTATATGCCGCTAGACGCTTATCGCCTGCTGGCGGACAGCGCGGCAAGGGGACTTGCCCCCGCGGCGGCGCCCAAAGGCGCGCTGCTCGCCCTGCTGCGGGACCGGCTTTATCACGGTCTGCTGCTCACCGGCTCGGCGGACGGCTTCGACCAACGCCTGCAAAAGGCGGTCTACCGCGCGCGGGACTATGAAGAAGCTGTCGCTCTCGCGCAGACGCGGCGTTTTCCCGCCGCCCGCGTGCGCCGCGCATACCTGCGGGCCGCGCTTTCCATACCGGCAAACGCGCCCGTCGCCCCCGCTTATCTGCGCGTGCTCGCCCTCGGCCCTAGGGGCCGCGCGCTGCTCCGCCGCGCGCCAAAAGCGCTGCCGGTCATCGTAAAGCCCGTTTCGGAAAAGCGGCTCCCGGAGGCTTTGCAGCCCGCCTTGCGGCGGGACGCGTTCGCGGACGATCTTTTCGCACTGACCCTGCCCGATCCCGCCGCCCGCGCCGGCGGCTCGCATTTCCGGGGAACGCTCCGCTATGTCCCATAA